The sequence AGCAGCGAGCCAGGGCCGCGGACGACCTCGATGTGATCCACGTCGTGGAGGTCGTCGCGCGCGTCGGAGCCCACGAACGAGGCGTTCAGCACGTTGTCGTTCGTCGAGTGGCCGTCGGAGAGGACGAGCAGCCGGTTGCCGTAGTCGAGCGGCTCGCCGAGCCCGCGGATCCCGGCCGAGTAGACCACGTGATCGTTCGAGAGGTAGACGCCGCGCGTGCCGCGCAGCGCCTCGGCGATGGTCGGGTACCCGAAGGCGCGCAGCTCCTGCTGGTCGATGACGCTGATGGATGCGGGCGCGTCCTCCAGGCGCTCGAGGACGCGTGAGGCCGACGACACCTCCCGGAGCGGCGCCAGCGTGACGTCGCGCAGCTCCGCCTGCTGGCCGGCCGCCACCTCGATCGTCCGCTCGACGGGCGTGAAGCCCCGCAGGCTGACGCGGACGCGGCGCCGGCCCACGGGGACGCCCTGGATCACCGACGGCGTGAAGCCCATGGGGCGGCCGTCGATCTCGACGAGGGCGGCGGGCTCGTCGGCGCGCACGAGGATCGAGCCGGTGAGCGGGCTGAGCGTCGCCGTGATCGGCACCGTCTCGTGCGCGGCGAGCGTCAGCGGCTGCGGCGCCGCCTCGAAGCCCGGGCGCGAGAAATGGAGCACGTGGCGGCCCGGCGGCAGATCGAGATCGCACGGGGCGGTGCAGGCGGGCGGCGCGCCCTCGTGGTCGACGTGCACCGTGGCCTCGCTCGCGCCGCGCACGTCCACCCGCACGGTGCCGACGATGCGGCGGAGCACGATGAGGACCTCCTTGCTCTGCCCGAGCTTCACCGGGACGTCGTCCACGGCCACGGGCTCGTAGCCCGCGAGCTCGACGAGGATCCGGTAGCGCCCCTCGGACATGGCGAGCCGGCGCGGCGCCGTGCCGCGCGCGCCGAGGTCCTTGCGATCGACGTAGATCCTGGCGCCCGGCGGCGACGTGACGATCTGGAGCACGGCCACGCGCGGCGCGATCCGCTGGAGCGCGGCCTGGAGCTCGGCGACGACCTCCGGATCGGTCTCGCCCTCGAGCGCGTCGTCGTAGTACCGGTGCGCGTCGGCGAAGCGGCCCAGCTCCTCGTAGGTGAGCGCGATGTTGAAGACCACGTTGCGGTTCGGCACGAGCCGGTTCGACGCGAGGAAGTGCTCGAGGGCGGCCTGGAACCGCCCCTGCTTGTAGAGATCGCGGCCCAGGTCGAAGTGGAGGTCGGCCTCGTCGGCCTGGCCCTCGCCGTCGGCGCGGGCGGCGGGGGCCTGGAGCAGGGCGCCCGCGAGGAGGGGCACCGCGGCGAGCCTCCACCGGCGAGCGCGCGTGCTCGAGGGCGCTCGACGCATGCCGCTAGCGGTGCTCGCGCAGGCGCGTCGCCTTCGTCGGCGCCGGCTCGCTGCTGGCCGGGTACGGCGACGAGGGCGCGAGCACCGCGCGCGGGCGGCCCGCCCTCGCCGAGCCGAGCGGCGTGAGCGCGGCCCCGGCCGTGGCGAACCCGCTCGCCGCGGCGGCCGCCGCGGCCGTGGGCGGCGAGGCGGCCTCGGACGGCGGGAGGGACGAGGGCCCGGGATCCTCGCTCGAGGGCGCAGAAGGCTCGCCCTGCGCCGGCGCGACCTGCGAGGCCGCCTCGCCGGCAGGCGGCGCGCCCGCGGCCGGCGCCGCGCCGCGCCCGAGCCACGCGGTCGCCGCCATGCCCCCGAGGAGCGCGACGAGCGCCGCCGCCGCGATGGGCGCGACCATGCTTCGCCGGCGCCGCTCCTGTGGATCCCCTGCGGCGACGCGCTCGCCCCGCCTGGACGGCGCCGCCGTCGGCGCCAGCGACTCGTCCGGGGGCAACGCGTGCACGGAGGGAGGTCCGGCAGCCGACGTCTGCGCCGGCGGCACCGACGGCGAGGCCGCCGCCGTGAGCGTGAGAGGAGCGACGGACGCCCGCGCGGGCGTCACCGACGGCGAGGCCGTCGCGGTGAGCGTGAGAGGAACGACGGACACCCGCGCAGGCGGCATCGAGGGCGAGGCCGCCATCGCGAGGGCGGGTGGAGCGACGGACGCCTGCGTGGGCGGCATCGAGGGGGCGCGCTCCTTCGCCTGCTCGCTCAAGCTGTGCCGGGACCCACGCGTGGGGCCGATCGGCCCGGTCAGGGTCTCGGCTTCCTCGTCGATGGCCCGCGGGCGATCCGGCGGAGGCGGCGCGTCGACGGCCTCGTTCCCCATCGCCCTGCGCAGGATGCGCGCCACCGTCTGGCGCGCGTACTCCGACCCGAGCGGCTCGAGCAGCGTGGCCAGCTCGGCGATCGTCTGGGGACGGCGCGCCGGATCCTTCTCGAGGCACATCAGGATGATCCACTCGAGCGCGAGCGGGATCTCCGGCCGGTGGCTGCGCGGCGGCACGGGCACGTCGGTCACGATGCTGACGAACAGCGCCGAGACGGACTCGGTCTCGAACGGCAGCCGCCCTGTCAGGAGCTGATAGAGCGTCATGCCGAGCGCCCAGATGTCGCTGCGGGCGTCCACCGTCCGGGTGCTGCGGATGTGCTCCGGCGACATGTAGCGGGGAGAGCCGAGCACCACGGCGGATGCGGTCAGCTGGGCGTTCAAGCCGAGCACGCCCTCCTCGGACGCCTTCGAGATGCCGAAGTCGAGCACCTTGATCAGGGTCGAGCCGTCCTTGCGGCTCGCGAGGAAGAGGTTGCCCGGCTTGAGGTCGCGGTGGACGATCCCGAGCGAGTGCGCCTCGGCGAGCGCCTCGCAGGCCTCGATCACGTAGCTGACCGCGTGCTCTACGGGCAGCGGGCCCCGCGATTCGAGCAGCGCCTCCAGATCGATGCCATTCAGGTACTCCATCACGAAATAGGGCAGATCGTCGTCGGTCTGCCCCACGTCGATGACGCGGGCGATGTGCTCGCTGGCGATCGCCGCCGCGGCCTGCGCCTCTCGGAAGAATCGCTCCGTGGCGCCGGGCGTTGTGCGCCCCTCGGGCAGCAGGAACTTCAGCGCGACGCGATGGCGCAGCGAGAGGTGGTGCGCCGCGACGACGATCCCCATGCCGCCGCGTCCGAGCACCCGCTCGACGCGGTACTTGCCGCCGACGACATCCCCGACGCGCGGAATCCTGCGCCATGAAGCCGGTTCCGCCGCGTCCGAGCCTGCGTGGGCCATCGGCCGTCAGTATACACCAGCACCTCTGGGACCCGGCAGAATCTCGGCCGCCTGCCGGCGCCGTGTGCGATACGCCCGCTTCCAGCCCCACCCGCTCTGTCGGGCGGCGATCGTGGCGGGGTGTGGCGCCGCGCGCTGGCAGCAGCGGCTGCGCGGCGAGCGGCGGTGGACGGGGGCGAGGGGCGCGCGAGCCGGCGGGGCCGGTCGACACACGCCGAGCGGGCTCCGGCATTGCGCACCGCGTGGTGGTTCGTCTTCCGTGGATGACGCGCATTGCTATGCTGGCCACCGGTTCCTCAGCGAGGTCTCATCGTGAATGAATTCACTGCGATAGGCGCGATAGGCCCGCTCCTCGGCGGCGTCCTCATCGGCCTGGGCGCGTCTCTCCTCCTGCTC comes from Sorangium aterium and encodes:
- a CDS encoding serine/threonine-protein kinase, which produces MAHAGSDAAEPASWRRIPRVGDVVGGKYRVERVLGRGGMGIVVAAHHLSLRHRVALKFLLPEGRTTPGATERFFREAQAAAAIASEHIARVIDVGQTDDDLPYFVMEYLNGIDLEALLESRGPLPVEHAVSYVIEACEALAEAHSLGIVHRDLKPGNLFLASRKDGSTLIKVLDFGISKASEEGVLGLNAQLTASAVVLGSPRYMSPEHIRSTRTVDARSDIWALGMTLYQLLTGRLPFETESVSALFVSIVTDVPVPPRSHRPEIPLALEWIILMCLEKDPARRPQTIAELATLLEPLGSEYARQTVARILRRAMGNEAVDAPPPPDRPRAIDEEAETLTGPIGPTRGSRHSLSEQAKERAPSMPPTQASVAPPALAMAASPSMPPARVSVVPLTLTATASPSVTPARASVAPLTLTAAASPSVPPAQTSAAGPPSVHALPPDESLAPTAAPSRRGERVAAGDPQERRRRSMVAPIAAAALVALLGGMAATAWLGRGAAPAAGAPPAGEAASQVAPAQGEPSAPSSEDPGPSSLPPSEAASPPTAAAAAAASGFATAGAALTPLGSARAGRPRAVLAPSSPYPASSEPAPTKATRLREHR